A genomic region of Tigriopus californicus strain San Diego chromosome 1, Tcal_SD_v2.1, whole genome shotgun sequence contains the following coding sequences:
- the LOC131883320 gene encoding XK-related protein 4-like: MALDVQDPEPRSKSESQVPLQVPKDLEQPHNHEVSSLLQSPCTLEALIVELDEVDAIPSSPKYSNFDFFCTIISIATYIFDLVMDTVVAAYFYHLGVTHGIYHYWYFGLTVAFILLPSLTMTGFSFRWYLMDAENTDLPPVPTWRWVLRLIVLMLQIAPVLRYLDSMANGIRSRYFARVAAKAKNVHDRQKARRDCLKYYTLMVYEDADATLLRLFECFMESAPQLVLQMYILIRDPHAIQLYNREFVGDEAVDPILKLSILSLSVISSLISLAWSLVVYHRSLRYTYTEKENIRLAGSICQFFWHFSSITARVLALSLFASIYPRLVGPVCVAHWVLMSSWVIYQETSACNSRCEEFLFSLALGTVYIFSFFNAKEEHTRYKYLLYYLFCFCENTVLIIFWFLHANANLPIGQEYWYYYPGILGHYAMFFGGIFFMILYYSFFHPTGVHPRARALFAKKLRKSAPSSKSEAAEKETPAFIDLREIRSDLHGLGRRPLSDGASSVSSPALDEIDLSSSSHLPENNINRELKRASSAPNPGGRLLFRNTRSFKYMLSK, from the exons ATGGCTCTAGATGTGCAAGATCCTGAGCCAAGATCAAAGTCAGAATCTCAAGTGCCATTACAAGTTCCAAAAGACTTGGAACAACCGCATAATCATGAAGTCTCGTCATTACTCCAGAGTCCCTGTACCCTCGAAGCTCTTATCGTGGAACTCGACGAGGTGGATGCTATTCCCTCTAGTCCAAAGTATTccaatttcgattttttttgtactatTATTTCGATCGCCACCTACATCTTCGACCTGGTCATGGATACGGTTGTGGCGGCGTACTTCTATCATTTGGGCGTGACGCATGGGATCTATCACTATTGGTACTTTGGTCTGACCGTGGCTTTCATTCTCCTGCCGTCCCTAACAATGACTGGCTTCAGTTTTCGATGGTACCTCATGGACGCGGAAAACACTGACCTACCGCCTGTGCCCACGTGGCGGTGGGTTCTCAGATTGATCGTTCTCATGTtacaaattgctccagttCTCCGTTATTTGGACTCCATGGCCAATGGGATCCGCAGTCGATATTTCGCACGAGTGgcagccaaggccaaaaatgttCATGACCGACAAAAAGCACGGAGAGACTGCTTGAAATACTACACACTCATGGTCTACGAAGATGCCGATGCGACATTACTCCGCTTATTTGAATGCTTTATGGAGAGTGCACCTCAACTAGTGCTTCAGATGTACATATTGATTCGCGATCCTCATGCTATTCAATTGTACAATCGTGAGTTCGTTGGGGACGAGGCTGTCGATCCCATTCTCAAGCTCAGTATCCTCAGCTTAAGCGTAATCTCATCTCTGATCTCATTAGCCTGGTCCCTTGTGGTCTATCATAGAAGCCTGAG ATATACCTACACTGAGAAGGAAAACATCCGGCTGGCCGGTAGTATCTGCCAATTCTTTTGGCACTTCTCATCAATCACGGCCCGAGTCCTGGCCCTCAGCCTATTCGCCTCAATATACCCTAGATTAGTTGGGCCCGTATGTGTGGCTCATTGGGTGCTCATGTCATCGTGGGTGATATACCAGGAAACAAGTGCCTGTAACAGCCGTTGTGAAGAGTTCCTCTTCAGTCTTGCTCTCGGAACCGTTTACATCTTCTCGTTTTTTAATGCCAAAGAGGAACACACACGCTACAAGTACCTTTTGTATTACCTCTTCTGCTTCTGCGAAAACACCGTCCTCATCATATTCTGGTTCTTGCACGCCAATGCCAATCTACCCATCGGCCAGGAATACTGGTACTACTATCCAGGCATTCTGGGCCATTACGCCATGTTCTTTGGCGGGATCTTCTTCATGATTCTCTACTACAGCTTCTTTCATCCTACGGGTGTTCACCCTCGGGCCCGAGCTCTCTTCGCTAAAAAACTCAGAAAATCAGCCCCCTCCTCCAAAAGCGAAGCGGCAGAGAAGGAGACACCAGCCTTCATTGATCTCCGCGAAATCCGGTCTGATTTGCACGGATTGGGACGTCGCCCCTTGTCTGACGGGGCCAGTAGTGTCAGTTCGCCAGCCCTCGATGAAATCGATTTGTCCTCGAGCTCTCATTTACCCGAGAATAATATTAACCGTGAGCTCAAGCGAGCCTCGAGTGCTCCAAATCCGGGGGGTAGACTTCTGTTTCGAAATACCCGTTCCTTTAAATATATGCTTAGTAAATGA
- the LOC131883329 gene encoding WD repeat domain phosphoinositide-interacting protein 2-like isoform X3, with translation MQSYNYWSAPISGLMNITSATLSNATHQHENDLIFASFNQDTTSLAVGNSSGYKLYSLSSCDSLEPIYENDSEEVYIAERLFSSSLVAIVSRETPRRLRVCHFKKGTEICNYSYNSKILSVKMNRSRLVVCLEESLFVHNIRDMKVLHTIRDTPPNPSGLCALSTNSDNCFLAYPGHSSVGELQIFDAMNLSSKTMIPAHTSNLVAIAFSPSGTRVATASDKGTVIRVFNVNSGTKLYELRRGLKRTAHIYSLSFSPCGRFLACSSNTETVHIFRLEEQPRESEVISQSPPNDSWGSYFNNMVSASASYLPTQVTDTLLQGRAFATIRHNQSGLKNICALALIKKSLRLLITSQDGYLYMYGLNLEDGGEGTLIKQFQLSEFRPLPTSGTSPDGTSDDASMDEASPPKTNPPDDSEKFHEMEKATASPPRECFLLDDDGEFPPMQDKRAARP, from the exons ATGCAAAGCTACAACTACTGGAGTGCTCCCATCTCAGGACTCATGAATATCACAAGTGCAACTCTTTCTAATGCTACCCACCAACACGAAAACGACCTCATCTTCGCCAGCTTCAACCAGGATACGAC ATCACTGGCTGTGGGGAACAGCTCGGGTTATAAATTATACTCGCTCAGCTCCTGTGATAGCCTCGAACCCATCTATGAAAATG ACTCGGAAGAGGTCTATATCGCCGAGCGACTTTTTTCCAGCAGCCTCGTCGCCATTGTGTCGCGTGAAACGCCACGCAGGCTCCGGGTGTGCCATTTCAAAAAGGGCACGGAGATTTGCAATTACAGCTACAATTCTAAAATCCTATCGGTGAAGATGAATCGATCTCGGTTGGTGGTGTGTCTGGAGGAGTCACTGTTTGTCCATAACATCCGGGACATGAAAGTGCTTCACACTATTCGGGACACGCCTCCAAATCCCTCTGGATTGTGTGCCTTATCCACCAATTCGGACAACTGTTTCCTCGCCTACCCTGGTCACTCCAGTGTGGGCGAGCTTCAAATCTTCGATGCCATGAACTTG TCTTCTAAAACAATGATACCCGCTCACACTTCGAATTTGGTGGCTATTGCCTTTTCTCCCTCGGGAACCCGCGTGGCAACGGCCAGCGACAAAGGAACCGTGATCCGTGTGTTCAATGTTAACTCGGGGACCAAGTTGTACGAACTGAGGCGGGGTCTGAAACGCACAGCCCATATCTACTCGTTGTCTTTCTCTCCTTGTGGACGGTTCTTGGCTTGCTCCTCGAACACGGAGACGGTTCACATCTTTCGGTTGGAGGAACAACCCCGAGAGAG CGAGGTCATTAGCCAAAGCCCTCCCAATGATAGTTGGGGATCGTATTTCAACAACATGGTTTCGGCGTCAGCGAGTTATTTACCTACTCAGGTAACGGACACCTTGCTGCAGGGCCGTGCTTTCGCCACCATCCGCCACAACCAATCCggactcaaaaatatttgtgccCTAGCCTT GATCAAAAAGAGTCTTCGGCTGCTGATTACTTCGCAAGATGGTTATCTCTACATGTATGGTCTTAATTTGGAGGATGGTGGAGAAGGGACCCTTATCAAGCAGTTCCAACTCAGTGAATTTCGACCTTTACCCACCTCTGGAACAAGTCCTGATGGAACGAGTGATGACGCCTCCATGGACGAGGCCTCTCCCCCAAAGACGAATCCCCCGGATG ATTCTGAAAAGTTTCATGAGATGGAAAAAGCCACGGCCAGCCCGCCTCGGGAATGTTTTCTATTGGATGACGATGGGGAGTTTCCACCCATGCAGGACAAGAGGGCAGCCCGCCCTTGA
- the LOC131883329 gene encoding WD repeat domain phosphoinositide-interacting protein 2-like isoform X2 has protein sequence MQSYNYWSAPISGLMNITSATLSNATHQHENDLIFASFNQDTTSLAVGNSSGYKLYSLSSCDSLEPIYENDSEEVYIAERLFSSSLVAIVSRETPRRLRVCHFKKGTEICNYSYNSKILSVKMNRSRLVVCLEESLFVHNIRDMKVLHTIRDTPPNPSGLCALSTNSDNCFLAYPGHSSVGELQIFDAMNLSSKTMIPAHTSNLVAIAFSPSGTRVATASDKGTVIRVFNVNSGTKLYELRRGLKRTAHIYSLSFSPCGRFLACSSNTETVHIFRLEEQPRESEVISQSPPNDSWGSYFNNMVSASASYLPTQVTDTLLQGRAFATIRHNQSGLKNICALALIKKSLRLLITSQDGYLYMYGLNLEDGGEGTLIKQFQLSEFRPLPTSGTSPDGTSDDASMDEASPPKTNPPDDDVSYADRVKNRHPHEMTDSEKFHEMEKATASPPRECFLLDDDGEFPPMQDKRAARP, from the exons ATGCAAAGCTACAACTACTGGAGTGCTCCCATCTCAGGACTCATGAATATCACAAGTGCAACTCTTTCTAATGCTACCCACCAACACGAAAACGACCTCATCTTCGCCAGCTTCAACCAGGATACGAC ATCACTGGCTGTGGGGAACAGCTCGGGTTATAAATTATACTCGCTCAGCTCCTGTGATAGCCTCGAACCCATCTATGAAAATG ACTCGGAAGAGGTCTATATCGCCGAGCGACTTTTTTCCAGCAGCCTCGTCGCCATTGTGTCGCGTGAAACGCCACGCAGGCTCCGGGTGTGCCATTTCAAAAAGGGCACGGAGATTTGCAATTACAGCTACAATTCTAAAATCCTATCGGTGAAGATGAATCGATCTCGGTTGGTGGTGTGTCTGGAGGAGTCACTGTTTGTCCATAACATCCGGGACATGAAAGTGCTTCACACTATTCGGGACACGCCTCCAAATCCCTCTGGATTGTGTGCCTTATCCACCAATTCGGACAACTGTTTCCTCGCCTACCCTGGTCACTCCAGTGTGGGCGAGCTTCAAATCTTCGATGCCATGAACTTG TCTTCTAAAACAATGATACCCGCTCACACTTCGAATTTGGTGGCTATTGCCTTTTCTCCCTCGGGAACCCGCGTGGCAACGGCCAGCGACAAAGGAACCGTGATCCGTGTGTTCAATGTTAACTCGGGGACCAAGTTGTACGAACTGAGGCGGGGTCTGAAACGCACAGCCCATATCTACTCGTTGTCTTTCTCTCCTTGTGGACGGTTCTTGGCTTGCTCCTCGAACACGGAGACGGTTCACATCTTTCGGTTGGAGGAACAACCCCGAGAGAG CGAGGTCATTAGCCAAAGCCCTCCCAATGATAGTTGGGGATCGTATTTCAACAACATGGTTTCGGCGTCAGCGAGTTATTTACCTACTCAGGTAACGGACACCTTGCTGCAGGGCCGTGCTTTCGCCACCATCCGCCACAACCAATCCggactcaaaaatatttgtgccCTAGCCTT GATCAAAAAGAGTCTTCGGCTGCTGATTACTTCGCAAGATGGTTATCTCTACATGTATGGTCTTAATTTGGAGGATGGTGGAGAAGGGACCCTTATCAAGCAGTTCCAACTCAGTGAATTTCGACCTTTACCCACCTCTGGAACAAGTCCTGATGGAACGAGTGATGACGCCTCCATGGACGAGGCCTCTCCCCCAAAGACGAATCCCCCGGATG ACGACGTGAGCTACGCTGATCGCGTCAAGAATCGTCACCCTCACGAGATGACCG ATTCTGAAAAGTTTCATGAGATGGAAAAAGCCACGGCCAGCCCGCCTCGGGAATGTTTTCTATTGGATGACGATGGGGAGTTTCCACCCATGCAGGACAAGAGGGCAGCCCGCCCTTGA
- the LOC131883329 gene encoding WD repeat domain phosphoinositide-interacting protein 2-like isoform X1, with protein sequence MQSYNYWSAPISGLMNITSATLSNATHQHENDLIFASFNQDTTSLAVGNSSGYKLYSLSSCDSLEPIYENDSEEVYIAERLFSSSLVAIVSRETPRRLRVCHFKKGTEICNYSYNSKILSVKMNRSRLVVCLEESLFVHNIRDMKVLHTIRDTPPNPSGLCALSTNSDNCFLAYPGHSSVGELQIFDAMNLSSKTMIPAHTSNLVAIAFSPSGTRVATASDKGTVIRVFNVNSGTKLYELRRGLKRTAHIYSLSFSPCGRFLACSSNTETVHIFRLEEQPRESEVISQSPPNDSWGSYFNNMVSASASYLPTQVTDTLLQGRAFATIRHNQSGLKNICALALIKKSLRLLITSQDGYLYMYGLNLEDGGEGTLIKQFQLSEFRPLPTSGTSPDGTSDDASMDEASPPKTNPPDDDVSYADRVKNRHPHEMTGNDDSDSEKFHEMEKATASPPRECFLLDDDGEFPPMQDKRAARP encoded by the exons ATGCAAAGCTACAACTACTGGAGTGCTCCCATCTCAGGACTCATGAATATCACAAGTGCAACTCTTTCTAATGCTACCCACCAACACGAAAACGACCTCATCTTCGCCAGCTTCAACCAGGATACGAC ATCACTGGCTGTGGGGAACAGCTCGGGTTATAAATTATACTCGCTCAGCTCCTGTGATAGCCTCGAACCCATCTATGAAAATG ACTCGGAAGAGGTCTATATCGCCGAGCGACTTTTTTCCAGCAGCCTCGTCGCCATTGTGTCGCGTGAAACGCCACGCAGGCTCCGGGTGTGCCATTTCAAAAAGGGCACGGAGATTTGCAATTACAGCTACAATTCTAAAATCCTATCGGTGAAGATGAATCGATCTCGGTTGGTGGTGTGTCTGGAGGAGTCACTGTTTGTCCATAACATCCGGGACATGAAAGTGCTTCACACTATTCGGGACACGCCTCCAAATCCCTCTGGATTGTGTGCCTTATCCACCAATTCGGACAACTGTTTCCTCGCCTACCCTGGTCACTCCAGTGTGGGCGAGCTTCAAATCTTCGATGCCATGAACTTG TCTTCTAAAACAATGATACCCGCTCACACTTCGAATTTGGTGGCTATTGCCTTTTCTCCCTCGGGAACCCGCGTGGCAACGGCCAGCGACAAAGGAACCGTGATCCGTGTGTTCAATGTTAACTCGGGGACCAAGTTGTACGAACTGAGGCGGGGTCTGAAACGCACAGCCCATATCTACTCGTTGTCTTTCTCTCCTTGTGGACGGTTCTTGGCTTGCTCCTCGAACACGGAGACGGTTCACATCTTTCGGTTGGAGGAACAACCCCGAGAGAG CGAGGTCATTAGCCAAAGCCCTCCCAATGATAGTTGGGGATCGTATTTCAACAACATGGTTTCGGCGTCAGCGAGTTATTTACCTACTCAGGTAACGGACACCTTGCTGCAGGGCCGTGCTTTCGCCACCATCCGCCACAACCAATCCggactcaaaaatatttgtgccCTAGCCTT GATCAAAAAGAGTCTTCGGCTGCTGATTACTTCGCAAGATGGTTATCTCTACATGTATGGTCTTAATTTGGAGGATGGTGGAGAAGGGACCCTTATCAAGCAGTTCCAACTCAGTGAATTTCGACCTTTACCCACCTCTGGAACAAGTCCTGATGGAACGAGTGATGACGCCTCCATGGACGAGGCCTCTCCCCCAAAGACGAATCCCCCGGATG ACGACGTGAGCTACGCTGATCGCGTCAAGAATCGTCACCCTCACGAGATGACCGGTAATGATGATTCAG ATTCTGAAAAGTTTCATGAGATGGAAAAAGCCACGGCCAGCCCGCCTCGGGAATGTTTTCTATTGGATGACGATGGGGAGTTTCCACCCATGCAGGACAAGAGGGCAGCCCGCCCTTGA
- the LOC131883312 gene encoding ATP-dependent DNA helicase Q1-like: protein MVNKNTGLQPKMDVMSEDTIESLENELSLVDGQIASLQERRAQLLRQKNNLIQAQENFRRAQLQNFNWESQDFAWSKKLTSTLQDIFDINFYRPHQLSCMNALLSKHDVMLIMPTGGGKSLCFQLPALMASGLTLVVSPLVALMEDQVMALKRKKINAEMLCADTPRAEVTRILNSMIDPASEMKLLYVTPEKLAKSKRFMAKLQNAYKRGLFSHLAIDEVHCCSQWGHDFRPDYKFLGVMKSLFPKVPILGLTATATSTVTEDTQKILNLKDCLVFKAAFNRANLFYEVRAKPSNTEDCIRELVQMLSEEFRNQSGIIYTLTIKDVETLAKDLKTQGIKAAPYHASLEAKQRSQTHRKWLSAEIQVVVATIAFGMGIDKPNVRFVIHHSISKSMENFYQESGRAGRDDQPAKCIAYYKFSDIFRISTMVFTEQTGLEKLYGIVAYCNNLDRCRRSIIADHFGEVWERADCNGMCDICQNQDNQTDLEDVGVYVEAVVQILDQAATTDSKMTALKLVNALLGRGEGKFKVLGWKPKDLSTDKAERIISKMLLEGYLKEDFAFTPYSTISYIILGRRTIQGRSHQWRFPKAASPLPKVKRQSTKAVAGKCPSKKAKTSKTVVCLSSDEDIDLN, encoded by the exons ATGGTGAACAAAAACACAGGCCTGCAGCCCAAGATGGATGTCATGTCTGAGGATACCATAGAAAGCCTAGAAAATGAGTTAAGTTTAGTTGATGGCCAGATTGCAAGCCTTCAAGAGAGGAGGGCCCAACTCCTTCGGCAAAAAAATAACCTGATCCAAGCCCAAGAGAACTTTCGCCGGGCTCagctccaaaatttcaattgggaGAGTCAAG ATTTTGCTTGGTCTAAGAAGCTGACTTCGACCctccaagatatttttgatatCAACTTTTACCGTCCACATCAGTTATCTTGTATGAACGCTTTACTCTCCAAACATGACGTGATGCTAATCATGCCCACTGGAGGAGGAAAGAGTCTTTGTTTCCAACTACCAGCCTTAATGGCCTCTGGTTTGACCTTGGTGGTATCACCATTGGTGGCTCTGATGGAAGATCAGGTCATGGCActtaagagaaaaaagatcaatgcAGAAATGCTTTGTGCTGACACACCTCGAGCGGAAGTGACACGAATTCTCAAT TCAATGATTGATCCGGCATCCGAGATGAAGTTGCTTTATGTCACTccagagaaattggccaaaagcaagcGGTTCATGGCCAAACTTCAAAACGCCTACAAACGAGGACTGTTTTCTCATTTGGCCATTGATGAAGTTCACTGCTGCTCGCAGTGGGGTCATGACTTTCGGCCGGATTATAAGTTTTTGGGCGTAATGAAGAGCCTTTTCCCGAAAGTGCCCATTTTAGGGTTAACGGCTACAGCCACATCCACGGTGACCGAAGATACGCAAAAGATTTTGAATCTCAAAGACTGTCTAGTTTTCAAGGCTGCTTTTAATAGAGCCAACCTTTTCTACGAAGTCAGAGCCAAACCAAGTAACACCGAGGATTGCATTCGCGAGTTAGTTCAAATGTTGTCCGAAGAGTTTCGCAATCAATCGGGTATCATCTATACGCTCACCATAAAAGATGTGGAGACCTTAGCCAAAGACCTCAAAACTCAAGGCATTAAAGCAGCACCTTACCACGCCTCTTTGGAAGCCAAACAGAGGAGTCAAACTCATAGAAAATGGCTGAGTGCCGAGATCCAAGTTGTTGTGGCCACCATTGCATTTGGAATGGGCATCGACAAGCCTAATGTGCGATTCGTGATTCATCACTCCATTTCCAAATCCATGGAAAACTTCTACCAAGAATCCGGTCGAGCAGGTCGAGATGACCAACCGGCCAAATGCATCGCCTATTACAAATTCAGCGACATCTTCCGGATCAGTACTATGGTTTTCACCGAACAGACAGGTTTGGAGAAACTTTACGGCATTGTGGCCTATTGTAACAATCTGGATCG GTGTCGACGATCCATCATCGCGGACCATTTTGGCGAAGTTTGGGAGAGAGCGGATTGCAATGGCATGTGTGatatttgccaaaatcaaGACAACCAGACTGACTTGGAGGACGTGGGTGTTTATGTTGAAGCCGTGGTTCAGATCCTAGATCAAGCTGCGACCACTGACTCCAAAATGACCGCACTGAAGTTGGTGAATGCTCTCTTGGGACGAGGGGAAGGCAAGTTTAAAGTGCTCGGATGGAAACCCAAGGATTTGAGCACAGACAAGGCTGAGaggatcatttcaaagatgtTGTTAGAAGGCTACTTGAAAGAGGATTTCGCTTTTACGCCCTACTCCACAATCAGCTACATCATTTTGGGGAGGAGAACCATTCAAGGCAGGAGTCATCAATGGAGGTTTCCAAAGGCTGCTTCACCGCTTCCGAAGGTCAAAAGACAATCAACGAAGGCTGTGGCGGGTAAATGCCCctccaaaaaggccaaaacgTCTAAAACTGTCGTTTGCTTGTCTTCAGATGAAGATATTGATTTAAATTGA